A section of the Delphinus delphis chromosome 1, mDelDel1.2, whole genome shotgun sequence genome encodes:
- the RPL22 gene encoding large ribosomal subunit protein eL22, with amino-acid sequence MAPVKKLVVKGGKKKKQVLKFTLDCTHPVEDGIMDAANFEQFLQERIKVNGKAGNLGGGVVTIERSKSKITVTSEVPFSKRYLKYLTKKYLKKNNLRDWLRVVANSKESYELRYFQINQDEEEEEDED; translated from the exons ATGGCGCCAGTG AAAAAGCTTGTGGTGAAGGGGggcaaaaaaaagaagcaggtccTGAAGTTTACTCTTGACTGTACCCATCCTGTAGAAGATGGAATCATGGATGCGGCCAATTTT GAGCAGTTTCTTCAGGAAAGAATCAAAGTGAATGGAAAAGCTGGGAATCTCGGAGGAGGTGTTGTAACAATCGAAAGAAGCAAAAGCAAGATCACTGTAACTTCCGAGGTGCCTTTTTCCAAAAG GTATTTGAAATATCtcaccaaaaaatatttgaagaagaataATCTCCGTGATTGGTTACGCGTAGTTGCTAACAGCAAAGAAAGTTACGAATTACGTTACTTCCAGATTAATCaagatgaagaagaggaggaagatgaggatTGA